A segment of the Terribacillus aidingensis genome:
TGATTTCCTTGCCAGTCTTCTCTTTCCACTTTGCGACGCGCTCTTCCAAGGAATAAATTGGTGTTACGGAATTGGATCGTAATTCTTCATCATACTTACGTCTTACTAAGTTATCGACGATTGCTACTTCATGACCTTGCTTGGACAAATAAAGGGCTGTCGGCCATCCGCAGAAACCATCTCCACCAGCTACAACAATTTTCATGACTCATCCTCCTGTGACATCAACATTTCTTGGTACGTTCGTTAATAATTATATGCTAACGATGCTGCAATGAAAAACAATATGGTGTTAAGGAAGATTTGAGAATGTGTAAATAAGTTGTTAACTGTTCAGCCCGCGATCCAATTTTTTCAACGGCTTTTTCGCCGGTCCTTCGAGGACATCACCTGTTCCAGAAAAACGTGAACCATGACAAGGGCAATCCCAGCTGGATTCAGCACTATTCCAATTGACTTCACACTTCATATGGGTACAAGTTGTATCGACTTGGTGAATTTCTCCGTTTTCGTCTTTATAGACACCAAGCAGCAGGCCATTAAACCGCACTTTGGTCGCTTCGCCCCGCTTCAAATTCGGGACATATTCATATGGCTGTTCCAATTTACCTAGCACAAATTCCTTCGCAACTTCCATAACATTCTTAGTTACACTACCCAAATCCGGGTCAGCCTGAAACCTCGATGGCTGATAAATATTTTTGTAGCGGCTGCTGCCTGCCGTAATAAGTGAACTGATTTCAAGACCTGCAACGATACTGCTAGTCATACCCCATTTACGATATCCAGTAGCGACAAAGATATTATCGTTGCCTTTGCTGATATGACCGATGTATGGCAGATTGTCCAATGTGACGATATCCTGGGCCGACCACATATAGATTGGAGTCTCTGTATCCAGATAAGCGGCAAAGTCCGCGAGTTCCTTATAATATGTTTCCTCAGGATGACCTTCACCTGTACGATGGGATTCCCCGCCTATGAGAAGTAAGGGGCCGTGCTCTTCGGTTTCAATGCTGCGCACGGATCTGGAAGGAGTATCTGCATTGATGTACATGCCGCCAGGATAAGACGTTTTTGGCTTAGCAGCCACTACGTAAGATCTATCCTGATACAGTCTGGCAAAGTAGAAGCCTTTTCCGTCGTAAAAAGGAAAATGCGAAGCAACGACTACCTTTTTGCAGTTTACCTTCAATCCGCTCTTTGTAACCACAACAGGTTCCTGTCCCTCTTCGATAGTGTCAACTGGTGTATCTGTATATACCTTACCTCCATTATCAAGAAATACTTGAAGTAAACCGTTAAGGAATTCCAGCGGATGATATTGGTACTGTTCTTTCATGATCAATGCCTTCTCTACATCAAAACCAAGCGGAATCGAGTCAGTCAGTTCTCCCTGTATACCAAGCTTCTGATATGCGTCGTATTCCTTTTCCAACTTATTGATGTTTTGTTTATCCTTTGTATAGATATAAGCGTCCTGTTCTACCAGATGGCAGTCGATACTGTGCGCGGAAGTCGTCTCTTTTACAAATCTGATAGCATCCATGCACGCTTCATAATGTGTCTTAGCTGTATCCTTATTAAAATGCTGGATATATTCATCGTAGATCAACCCATGCTGAGCAGTCAGCTTTGCTGTCGTATAGCCTGTAGTTCCGCTATAGAGACTGTCAGCCTCCAGAATGGTCACTTGCCGCCCTTCCTTTGCAAGCATGTATCCTGTGACAATACCGGTAATACCTCCGCCAACAATGACGATTTCACTTTCTGTATCGTAACGGAGTGTCTCAAACTGCGGAATCTCCGTCTTCTCCCGCCAATAGCTTTTATTATGTGTCATGATTATCCTCCATCTGTAGTAATAGCACCATTTTTGCCAAAGAAATGATGTGTTAATCAGATGTTTTTTGTATACGCTATCAGGGAAGACGTTTTGCAAGGAGGCGGTATAGGTATGAAATGCGTTCAGATGGTAGTTGGAGGTAAGGTTCAAGGTGTTGGTTTCCGGCTTGCTGCAGCTGAAATCGCCCGAAATCTTGAGTTAGTGGGTTTTGTCCGGAACGAGGCAGATGGTACTGTTAGAGTTGATGCTGAAGGTGATCCAGAAAAAGTAGAACAATTCATCCAGCAGATCCGCAAAGGTCCGAATAACTTTATAAAAGTGAAACAAGTTGATTTGAAATACTTAGAAAAACAGCAAGGCTTCAGACGTTTTGAAGTAAGGTAAATGAAAAACGCCCGGCATATAGCCAGGCGTTTTTTTAATCTATCTTTTTTAAGTCCTTTACTGCCGGTCCTTCAATAACTTCCCCGCTTGCTCTGAAGCGCGAGCCATGGCAAGGGCAATCCCAGGTTGTTTCTGCATTGTTCCAATGTACTTCACAACCCATATGAGTACATGTAGTGTCTACTTTATGGACAGTACCATCATTATCTTTATAGATACCAACCAGCTTGCCGTTTTGTCGTATTTTCCCTGCTTCTCCACGACTCAGTTCTTCGATGGTCTTTTCTGTTTTCTCAAGTTTTCCGGATACGAGCTCTTTACCTACTTCCACCATATTTTTAGCTAACGTACCGATGCCTTTGATCCCGTCCTGCCGTGCCTGATCGTAAATATCGTTATAGATACTTTTGCCATTTTCAATCAAAGAAGTGATTTCCTTCGCTGCGGTGATGCCCCCGGACATACCCCATTTGCGGAATGCGGTGGCAACATAAAGATTTTGAGTGCGTTTCGTTATACGGCCGATATAGAAAAGACTATCCAGACTCATGAAATCCTCTGCAGACCAGTTATAATCAAATTCACCTATATCGAATTCTGATCTGCCCCAATTGCGGAGATGACTATAATGTTCTTTCATATTATTTCCTTTACCGGTTCGATGCCCATCGCCACCGATCAGCCATAATGTATTCCCGCTCTTGTCCTTTGCACTTCGGACAGATCTTGATGGACTGTCAATGGATATATACATACCGCCTGGATAGGTATGCGGGCTTTTACCTGCAACAATGTAAGATCTAGCAATATCCAAACGTGCAAAGTAACCTCCTTTGAAATCATAAAACGGGAAGTGAGTAGCTATTACCACATGCTTGGCTGTTACACTCCCGCCATCCTTCAGCTTGACAGTAGCTGGTTCACCTTCTTCAATCGTTTCGGCACGAGTGTCTTCATAAATATGCCCGCCATGTGAGCTGATGTATTCTGCCATCGCTTGGAGGAAAAGAAGCGGATGGAATTGTGCTTGATTATCCATCCTTACCGCTTTTTGTACGGAAAGCGGCAGTGCTATTTCGTCTACCAATGCACCAGGTATGCCTAGCTTCTCATATGCTTGCCATTCCTTTTC
Coding sequences within it:
- a CDS encoding acylphosphatase — protein: MKCVQMVVGGKVQGVGFRLAAAEIARNLELVGFVRNEADGTVRVDAEGDPEKVEQFIQQIRKGPNNFIKVKQVDLKYLEKQQGFRRFEVR
- a CDS encoding FAD-dependent oxidoreductase, whose amino-acid sequence is MSTGKHESYWIETSSFPNYEKLQEDTETEVCVVGGGIAGITTAYLLTKKGYKVTLIEALKLGHGTTGYTTAKLTAQHDLIYDQLISKFGEETARIHFEAAMETIDFVRETEKDLQADFQISQEPAYVFTDEKKNVRQIEKEWQAYEKLGIPGALVDEIALPLSVQKAVRMDNQAQFHPLLFLQAMAEYISSHGGHIYEDTRAETIEEGEPATVKLKDGGSVTAKHVVIATHFPFYDFKGGYFARLDIARSYIVAGKSPHTYPGGMYISIDSPSRSVRSAKDKSGNTLWLIGGDGHRTGKGNNMKEHYSHLRNWGRSEFDIGEFDYNWSAEDFMSLDSLFYIGRITKRTQNLYVATAFRKWGMSGGITAAKEITSLIENGKSIYNDIYDQARQDGIKGIGTLAKNMVEVGKELVSGKLEKTEKTIEELSRGEAGKIRQNGKLVGIYKDNDGTVHKVDTTCTHMGCEVHWNNAETTWDCPCHGSRFRASGEVIEGPAVKDLKKID
- a CDS encoding FAD-dependent oxidoreductase, coding for MTHNKSYWREKTEIPQFETLRYDTESEIVIVGGGITGIVTGYMLAKEGRQVTILEADSLYSGTTGYTTAKLTAQHGLIYDEYIQHFNKDTAKTHYEACMDAIRFVKETTSAHSIDCHLVEQDAYIYTKDKQNINKLEKEYDAYQKLGIQGELTDSIPLGFDVEKALIMKEQYQYHPLEFLNGLLQVFLDNGGKVYTDTPVDTIEEGQEPVVVTKSGLKVNCKKVVVASHFPFYDGKGFYFARLYQDRSYVVAAKPKTSYPGGMYINADTPSRSVRSIETEEHGPLLLIGGESHRTGEGHPEETYYKELADFAAYLDTETPIYMWSAQDIVTLDNLPYIGHISKGNDNIFVATGYRKWGMTSSIVAGLEISSLITAGSSRYKNIYQPSRFQADPDLGSVTKNVMEVAKEFVLGKLEQPYEYVPNLKRGEATKVRFNGLLLGVYKDENGEIHQVDTTCTHMKCEVNWNSAESSWDCPCHGSRFSGTGDVLEGPAKKPLKKLDRGLNS